A single region of the Microthrixaceae bacterium genome encodes:
- a CDS encoding redoxin domain-containing protein codes for MTDADGGPIERADLAGRWTLWFWFPKSNTPGCTAQATGLRDQAEAFADLDCQIIGASFDPTWMLRTFRDEHSLPFILVSDDTREVAVSVGAAADEDAPTPRRIAYLIDADLIVRVVYIVDNPEFFAEGVLDDLDEFT; via the coding sequence ATGACCGATGCCGATGGGGGTCCGATTGAGCGGGCCGACCTCGCAGGACGTTGGACTCTATGGTTCTGGTTTCCGAAGTCGAACACCCCCGGGTGTACTGCCCAGGCAACCGGACTACGCGATCAGGCCGAGGCGTTCGCCGACTTGGACTGTCAAATTATCGGAGCATCGTTCGACCCGACATGGATGCTTCGCACTTTCCGCGATGAGCATTCGCTGCCTTTCATTCTAGTCTCCGATGACACTCGCGAAGTTGCTGTCTCCGTAGGCGCTGCAGCGGACGAAGACGCGCCGACGCCGCGTCGGATTGCTTATCTGATCGACGCGGATCTCATCGTGCGTGTCGTCTATATTGTGGACAACCCTGAGTTCTTTGCCGAGGGGGTGTTGGATGACCTCGACGAGTTCACGTGA
- a CDS encoding 2OG-Fe(II) oxygenase has translation MDHFTQHVDAGAENSTRKLSFSLQLSDGADYRGGDLIFGGVAGLAKRGRGWMTVFPSILAHEVTPTIAGRRFAVVGWIHGPAFR, from the coding sequence ATGGATCATTTCACACAACACGTCGACGCTGGGGCCGAGAACTCCACACGGAAGTTGTCGTTTTCGCTGCAACTCAGTGACGGTGCTGACTACCGCGGAGGCGATCTCATCTTCGGTGGAGTTGCAGGACTAGCGAAGCGGGGTCGCGGTTGGATGACGGTGTTTCCGTCGATCTTGGCCCACGAGGTCACACCGACCATTGCCGGTCGTCGGTTTGCCGTTGTTGGCTGGATCCACGGGCCCGCATTCCGATGA